One Bacteroidales bacterium DNA segment encodes these proteins:
- a CDS encoding isoleucine--tRNA ligase encodes MKLRYKEYKQLDLTNIGKDILKYWEEHNIFDQSLEIRQGHPPYVFYEGPPSANGIPGIHHVMARAIKDIFCRYKTMKGFHVARKAGWDTHGLPIEMAVEKTLGITKDDIGKKISVADYNNQCREEVMKYKDLWDDLTRKIGYWVDLDHPYITFENKYIESVWYLLSKLYEKGLIYKGYSIQPYSPAAGTGLSTHELNQPGCYRDVKDNTVTAQFKVTRDLKSEFLFNDAFGDVFVLAWTTTPWTLPSNTALAIGKKIDYVSVKTYNPYTFQPITVILAKDLLGRFFPEKNTELKFNDYEPGQKNIPFEITAEFKGKALEGIRYKQLMPYAQPETGDAFVIVAGDFVTTEDGTGVVHIAPSFGADDFRTGKQYGLGSLTMVDKQGRFIEEMGEFAGRYVKSEYDPNFDPAKDDNVDIDIIVKLKKENQAFKAEKYEHSYPHCWRTDKPILYYPLDSWFIKTTAFKDRMIGLNKTINWKPEATGTGRFGNWLENLVDWNLSRSRFWGTPLPIWSTDDNSERICIGSARQLKEEIEKAIAAGFMQLNPMANFEPDDQSDENYKTFDLHRPYVDDIVLVSPSGNPMRREADLIDVWFDSGAMPYAQFHFPFERGEELDEYFPADFIAEGVDQTRGWFFTLHAIATMAFDNVAFKTVVSNGLVLDKLGNKMSKRLGNAVDPFATIEKYGPDATRWYMLTNSQPWDNLKFDIEGVAEVQRKFFGTLYNTYNFFALYANIDGFTYKEDEIPHERRPEIDRWILSELNTLVQFTDESLNDYEPTKAGRAIQDFVDEHLSNWYVRLSRRRFWKGEYTEDKISAYQTLYRCLETVARLAAPIAPFFMDRLFMDLNQATKCQKAMSVHLTDFPRADTNLIDKELEERMQLAQKISSMVLSLRKRTNIRVRQPLNKIMIPISDMQFRNHVDSMKTLIISEVNVKEIEYLGEDNTLLVKRIKPNFKTLGPRFGKLMKAIANLFNGFGQQEIQAIETLGSHKITVDGEEIELLLSDVEIITEDIPGWVVTNMGNLTVALDITITEQLQEEGIARELINRIQNLRKDNGFDVTDTIHLTIEKKNGLVSAIENNFAYICSETLAEKLTLGETINSEEKVLVELTDDISTNILVSKSTS; translated from the coding sequence ATGAAGCTCAGGTACAAGGAATACAAGCAACTCGATCTTACCAACATTGGCAAGGATATACTCAAATATTGGGAAGAGCATAATATTTTTGATCAAAGCCTTGAAATTCGCCAAGGCCATCCTCCTTATGTGTTTTACGAAGGTCCACCTTCTGCCAATGGTATTCCGGGCATTCACCATGTAATGGCACGCGCCATTAAAGATATTTTCTGCCGTTACAAAACCATGAAGGGCTTTCATGTCGCACGCAAAGCCGGATGGGACACCCATGGCCTGCCCATTGAGATGGCTGTGGAAAAAACCCTGGGAATCACAAAAGACGACATTGGTAAAAAAATTTCCGTGGCTGACTACAACAACCAGTGCCGCGAGGAAGTAATGAAATACAAAGACCTTTGGGACGACCTCACCCGTAAGATCGGTTATTGGGTTGACCTCGATCATCCCTACATTACTTTCGAAAACAAGTATATTGAGTCGGTATGGTATCTGCTTTCAAAATTGTATGAAAAAGGCCTGATATACAAAGGTTATTCAATTCAGCCATATTCCCCGGCTGCCGGAACCGGCCTCAGCACGCATGAGCTGAACCAGCCTGGTTGCTACCGCGATGTAAAAGACAACACCGTTACTGCACAGTTTAAAGTGACCCGCGACCTGAAAAGCGAATTCCTTTTCAATGATGCTTTTGGCGATGTTTTCGTATTGGCATGGACAACTACACCCTGGACTTTGCCGAGTAATACAGCATTGGCGATCGGGAAGAAAATTGATTATGTAAGCGTTAAAACCTACAATCCTTACACTTTCCAGCCCATAACCGTCATTTTAGCCAAAGACCTGCTTGGTCGCTTTTTCCCTGAAAAAAACACAGAGCTGAAATTCAATGATTATGAACCTGGCCAGAAAAACATCCCGTTTGAAATTACTGCCGAATTCAAAGGCAAGGCACTTGAAGGTATTCGATACAAGCAACTCATGCCATATGCCCAACCCGAAACCGGTGATGCATTTGTTATCGTTGCCGGTGATTTTGTTACCACCGAAGACGGAACCGGCGTAGTGCACATTGCGCCCAGTTTCGGAGCTGATGACTTTCGCACCGGAAAGCAATACGGACTTGGTTCATTGACAATGGTGGACAAACAAGGCCGCTTTATTGAGGAAATGGGAGAATTTGCAGGTCGTTATGTAAAATCGGAATACGATCCAAATTTTGACCCCGCCAAAGATGACAATGTTGACATTGACATCATTGTTAAACTAAAAAAGGAAAACCAGGCATTCAAAGCTGAGAAATACGAACACTCCTACCCGCATTGCTGGCGTACCGATAAACCCATACTTTACTATCCGCTCGATTCATGGTTCATTAAAACAACTGCTTTTAAAGATCGCATGATCGGGTTGAACAAGACCATCAATTGGAAACCAGAAGCCACCGGCACTGGCCGTTTCGGAAACTGGCTTGAAAACCTTGTGGATTGGAACCTCAGCCGTTCACGTTTCTGGGGAACCCCTTTGCCAATCTGGTCAACCGACGACAACAGCGAGCGTATTTGTATCGGGTCGGCAAGGCAACTTAAAGAAGAAATTGAAAAGGCTATTGCCGCCGGTTTTATGCAATTAAATCCGATGGCCAATTTTGAACCGGATGATCAATCTGATGAAAATTATAAAACTTTTGATCTTCACAGACCTTATGTGGATGACATTGTGCTGGTTTCTCCATCAGGCAACCCGATGCGTCGTGAAGCCGATCTGATTGATGTGTGGTTTGATTCCGGAGCTATGCCATATGCACAATTTCACTTTCCTTTTGAACGCGGCGAAGAGCTGGATGAATATTTCCCTGCCGATTTCATTGCAGAAGGTGTGGATCAGACCCGCGGCTGGTTTTTCACACTGCATGCCATCGCTACCATGGCGTTCGACAATGTAGCATTCAAAACAGTAGTTTCCAACGGACTGGTACTTGATAAACTCGGCAATAAAATGTCGAAACGCCTTGGTAACGCTGTTGATCCGTTTGCTACCATCGAAAAGTACGGCCCTGATGCCACCCGCTGGTACATGCTTACCAATTCGCAGCCCTGGGACAACCTGAAATTCGACATTGAAGGTGTAGCCGAGGTACAACGCAAATTTTTCGGCACACTTTACAACACCTATAATTTCTTCGCACTTTATGCTAACATAGATGGGTTCACCTATAAAGAAGACGAAATCCCTCATGAGCGCCGCCCGGAAATTGATCGCTGGATTTTATCAGAACTCAATACGCTTGTTCAGTTTACGGATGAGAGCCTCAACGATTATGAGCCTACAAAGGCAGGCCGCGCCATTCAGGATTTTGTTGACGAGCATCTGAGCAACTGGTATGTGCGACTTTCGCGCCGCCGTTTCTGGAAAGGTGAATACACAGAAGATAAAATTTCGGCATACCAGACACTTTATCGTTGCCTGGAAACTGTTGCCCGCCTTGCAGCTCCTATTGCACCTTTCTTCATGGACAGGCTGTTTATGGATCTGAACCAAGCCACCAAGTGCCAGAAAGCTATGTCGGTTCACTTAACAGATTTCCCGAGGGCAGACACTAATTTGATTGACAAGGAGCTGGAAGAAAGGATGCAACTGGCCCAGAAAATTTCATCAATGGTACTTTCACTTCGTAAACGAACCAATATACGGGTAAGGCAGCCATTGAATAAAATCATGATTCCCATATCTGACATGCAGTTCAGGAACCATGTTGATTCAATGAAAACGCTTATAATTAGTGAGGTAAACGTGAAAGAGATTGAATACCTGGGCGAAGACAACACATTGTTGGTTAAAAGGATTAAACCCAATTTCAAGACCCTGGGCCCACGGTTCGGAAAATTGATGAAAGCCATTGCTAATCTTTTCAACGGTTTCGGCCAGCAGGAAATACAGGCAATAGAAACGTTGGGTTCGCACAAAATTACTGTTGATGGAGAAGAGATTGAGCTTCTGCTCAGCGATGTGGAAATAATTACAGAAGACATTCCCGGCTGGGTTGTAACCAATATGGGCAACCTTACCGTGGCGCTCGATATTACAATTACCGAGCAATTGCAGGAAGAAGGCATCGCCCGCGAACTTATCAATCGCATTCAGAACCTTAGGAAAGACAATGGTTTTGATGTCACTGATACCATTCACCTTACGATTGAGAAAAAGAATGGCCTTGTTTCGGCCATTGAAAACAATTTTGCATATATTTGTTCGGAAACGCTGGCCGAAAAACTTACACTCGGCGAAACAATAAATAGTGAAGAAAAAGTGTTGGTTGAATTAACTGATGATATTTCAACAAATATTCTGGTAAGCAAATCAACCAGCTAA
- the menB gene encoding 1,4-dihydroxy-2-naphthoyl-CoA synthase translates to MTTKREWTKLKDYEEILFDFFDGIARITINRPRYHNAFTPDTVKEMIDAMQTCRDNNDIGVVVITGAGDKAFCSGGDQNVKGHGGYIGKDGIPRLNVLDLQKLIRSLPKPVIAMVNGYAIGGGHVLHVVCDMTVASDNAIFGQVGPKVGSFDGGFGSSYLARIVGQKKAREIWFLCRQYSSKEALDMGLVNKVVPFAQLEDEVVDWCKTIMKRSPLAIRMLKYSFNAELDGQIGIQELAGNATLLYYLTEEAQEGKNAFLEKRDPDFQKYPKFP, encoded by the coding sequence ATGACCACCAAACGAGAATGGACAAAACTGAAAGATTACGAAGAAATCCTGTTTGATTTCTTTGACGGAATTGCCCGAATCACTATCAACCGCCCAAGGTATCACAATGCTTTTACACCCGATACCGTAAAGGAAATGATTGATGCTATGCAAACCTGCCGCGATAACAATGACATTGGAGTAGTGGTCATAACCGGGGCAGGCGATAAAGCTTTCTGCAGTGGCGGCGATCAAAATGTAAAAGGCCACGGCGGATATATCGGAAAAGATGGAATCCCACGCCTGAATGTACTGGATTTGCAAAAACTTATCCGTTCGTTGCCAAAACCCGTAATTGCAATGGTGAATGGCTATGCCATCGGTGGTGGCCATGTGCTGCACGTGGTTTGCGATATGACTGTAGCCTCTGATAATGCCATTTTCGGGCAGGTTGGGCCAAAAGTTGGAAGTTTTGACGGAGGTTTTGGTTCGTCATACCTTGCAAGAATAGTCGGCCAGAAAAAAGCCCGTGAAATCTGGTTCTTGTGTCGCCAGTATTCCTCAAAAGAAGCCCTGGATATGGGATTGGTAAACAAAGTTGTGCCATTTGCGCAACTGGAAGACGAAGTTGTGGATTGGTGTAAAACCATTATGAAACGCAGTCCACTGGCCATACGAATGCTGAAATACAGTTTTAACGCCGAACTTGACGGACAAATCGGTATACAGGAGTTGGCTGGCAACGCGACCCTGCTGTATTACCTGACCGAAGAAGCACAGGAAGGGAAAAATGCATTTCTGGAGAAGCGGGACCCGGATTTTCAGAAATATCCCAAGTTTCCGTGA
- a CDS encoding histidine kinase has translation MSAILKKFQLQFLYIMMWVVLAIFHLFVLNWGYNIRFSSALADSMVFNFMFAILGVGLWFSVKFAQLQKKNVFEILFQHLTTSTILLLLWMLISKALLGVMLKSDVFYIEFLDRSITMRIFSGILFYGLLVSIYYLIASFRELNEKAKKEALLTTMLKEAELDMLRSQIRPHFLFNSLNAISSLTISRPEQAQEMVIKLSEFMRYSLSQQGEMMSTLEKELYHIKLYLDIEQVRFSGKLKISHEVDENVLAWKVPSMLLQPLVENAIKYGVYGSEGQSNISLKAFAESNHLQISICNNFDPDDTPRKGTGTGLRNVARRLETIYSQTGLMQVKNNGSDFEVLLKIPSHANN, from the coding sequence ATGAGTGCAATTCTTAAAAAGTTTCAGCTTCAGTTTCTATATATAATGATGTGGGTCGTGCTTGCCATATTCCATCTGTTTGTTTTAAACTGGGGTTATAATATCCGGTTTTCATCAGCACTTGCCGATAGCATGGTTTTTAATTTCATGTTTGCTATCCTGGGAGTAGGACTTTGGTTTAGTGTGAAATTCGCACAGTTGCAAAAGAAAAACGTTTTTGAAATTTTATTCCAGCACCTCACTACAAGCACCATCCTGCTGCTCTTATGGATGCTAATTTCCAAAGCGCTACTGGGCGTTATGCTCAAGTCAGATGTATTTTATATCGAATTCCTGGATCGCTCTATAACTATGCGTATTTTCAGTGGCATACTTTTCTATGGTCTGCTTGTGTCAATTTATTATCTGATCGCAAGTTTTCGTGAACTCAATGAGAAGGCCAAAAAAGAAGCCCTACTTACAACCATGTTAAAAGAGGCGGAACTGGATATGCTTCGTTCGCAGATCAGGCCGCATTTTTTGTTTAATAGTTTGAACGCCATAAGTTCATTAACCATCAGCCGGCCGGAACAAGCACAGGAAATGGTGATCAAACTTTCGGAGTTTATGCGCTATTCCCTGAGCCAGCAAGGTGAGATGATGAGCACACTTGAAAAGGAACTTTACCACATCAAGCTTTATCTTGATATTGAGCAGGTGAGGTTCTCTGGCAAGTTGAAAATCAGCCATGAGGTTGATGAAAATGTGCTGGCATGGAAAGTTCCTTCCATGCTCTTGCAACCCCTGGTTGAAAACGCTATTAAATATGGTGTATATGGTTCAGAAGGCCAATCAAATATTAGCCTGAAAGCCTTTGCTGAAAGCAATCATCTGCAAATTTCCATTTGCAATAATTTCGATCCGGATGATACGCCCAGAAAAGGCACCGGAACGGGTCTGAGAAATGTGGCACGAAGGCTCGAAACCATTTATAGCCAAACCGGCTTGATGCAAGTAAAAAACAACGGTTCAGATTTTGAAGTTTTATTAAAAATACCCTCACATGCCAACAATTAG
- a CDS encoding response regulator, whose protein sequence is MPTIRAIIVDDEVLARELVRNYLNDIEEVEVIAECQNGFDALKVIHEQKPDLVCLDIQMPKIDGFELLDVLETKPEIIFTTAFDQYALKAFEQNAVDYLLKPFSRERLKQAVEKARARILAALAGSTSQPLESLQQHLDESDKTLNRVVARLGSKIIVIPVEKIYYLEAQDDYVMIYSELGRHLKEKTMKYFEAHLPQDGFIRIHRKYIANLAFISSVELYEKNTHLVLMKNGDKIRASQEGYKRLRGIFS, encoded by the coding sequence ATGCCAACAATTAGAGCCATTATAGTTGATGATGAAGTACTGGCCCGCGAGCTCGTAAGAAATTACCTGAATGATATTGAAGAAGTTGAGGTTATTGCTGAATGTCAGAATGGGTTCGATGCGTTGAAAGTAATTCATGAACAAAAGCCCGATCTTGTTTGCCTTGATATCCAGATGCCAAAGATTGACGGTTTCGAACTGCTGGATGTGTTGGAAACCAAGCCGGAAATCATTTTTACCACTGCTTTCGACCAGTATGCCCTGAAAGCTTTTGAACAAAATGCTGTGGATTACCTGCTAAAACCCTTTTCAAGGGAAAGGTTAAAACAAGCTGTTGAGAAAGCAAGGGCAAGAATCCTGGCTGCATTAGCCGGGTCAACATCGCAACCTTTGGAATCGCTTCAGCAGCACCTGGATGAAAGCGATAAAACCTTGAACCGTGTAGTGGCCAGGTTGGGTTCAAAAATCATTGTTATTCCGGTTGAGAAAATTTATTACCTCGAAGCGCAGGACGATTATGTGATGATTTATTCGGAGTTGGGCAGGCATTTGAAAGAAAAAACCATGAAATATTTTGAAGCGCACCTGCCGCAGGATGGTTTTATCCGCATACACCGGAAATACATTGCCAATCTTGCATTCATAAGTTCGGTGGAGTTGTATGAGAAAAATACACACCTTGTGCTGATGAAAAATGGCGACAAAATCCGTGCAAGCCAGGAAGGATATAAAAGGCTACGCGGAATATTTTCTTAA
- a CDS encoding o-succinylbenzoate synthase, with protein sequence MLSASYHKHILTFNYPAGTSRGVLTEKTSWIIKLFDTANPDIIGTGECSIINGLSPDSNEGYEAMLDKICSNPAHFLSFSDPQLDRFPSIRFGLEMAWQDLRQGGSGLLYKSEFTEDNMGIPINGLIWMDSKENMLQQIRKRVDEGFDCIKMKIGAMDFEEEIDLLRAIRKKFNADAIQLRVDANGAFEPSEALEKLKRLSDFKLHSIEQPIKPGNWPAMAALCDKTPLPIALDEELFAPDSDRSKFNLLQTIKPQYLVLKPSMLGGFAKTQEWIDAAKTLNIGWWITSALESNIGLNALAQWTYTLNNPMHHGLGTGKLFVNNFPSKSIIEHGILKFDPERY encoded by the coding sequence ATGCTAAGCGCCAGTTATCATAAGCATATCCTCACTTTCAATTACCCGGCCGGGACGTCCCGCGGTGTGCTAACCGAAAAAACCTCCTGGATTATCAAACTGTTTGACACGGCAAACCCCGATATTATTGGAACAGGAGAATGTAGCATTATCAATGGTCTAAGTCCTGACTCTAACGAGGGTTATGAAGCGATGCTGGACAAAATATGCTCCAACCCGGCGCATTTTCTTTCTTTTTCTGACCCACAACTGGATCGCTTTCCATCTATCCGCTTCGGACTTGAAATGGCGTGGCAGGATTTAAGGCAGGGCGGTTCCGGTTTACTCTACAAATCAGAATTTACTGAAGACAACATGGGAATACCGATCAATGGCTTGATCTGGATGGATTCGAAAGAAAATATGCTTCAACAAATAAGAAAGCGCGTTGACGAAGGTTTCGATTGCATAAAAATGAAAATCGGGGCAATGGATTTCGAGGAAGAGATTGATTTGTTGAGAGCAATAAGAAAAAAATTCAATGCTGATGCAATTCAACTGCGTGTGGATGCCAACGGTGCATTTGAACCATCGGAAGCGTTGGAGAAACTAAAGCGCTTATCAGATTTCAAGCTGCATTCCATTGAACAACCCATCAAACCAGGAAACTGGCCGGCAATGGCCGCTCTGTGTGATAAAACACCTTTGCCTATCGCCCTCGACGAAGAACTGTTCGCACCGGATTCTGACCGCAGCAAATTTAATCTCCTGCAAACCATCAAGCCCCAATACCTTGTGCTTAAGCCATCCATGTTGGGGGGGTTCGCAAAAACACAGGAATGGATTGATGCCGCAAAAACCTTGAACATTGGATGGTGGATTACTTCGGCGCTGGAATCCAACATCGGCCTGAACGCCCTCGCGCAATGGACATACACCCTGAATAACCCAATGCATCATGGATTGGGAACCGGGAAATTGTTTGTGAATAATTTCCCATCGAAATCAATTATTGAACACGGAATACTAAAATTTGATCCGGAACGGTATTAA
- a CDS encoding TraR/DksA family transcriptional regulator: MTKTRYSDEELEEFRQIILSKLEKAERDLKMLTEAYTFNNEHDTNDTSPTFKVLEEGYQVLSKEENSRLAARQDKFIKSLEAALIRIQNKTYGVCRVTGKLIAKERLRSVPHATLSIEAKLNQGAQK, from the coding sequence ATGACAAAGACCCGCTATTCGGATGAAGAACTTGAGGAGTTCAGACAAATTATCCTTAGCAAATTGGAAAAAGCAGAACGTGACCTTAAAATGCTCACTGAAGCCTATACTTTTAATAACGAGCACGACACCAACGATACTTCGCCCACCTTTAAGGTGCTGGAAGAAGGTTACCAGGTGTTATCAAAAGAAGAAAACAGTCGTTTGGCTGCCCGCCAGGACAAGTTCATTAAATCGCTTGAGGCTGCTTTGATCCGTATCCAGAACAAAACCTACGGCGTTTGCAGGGTTACCGGAAAGCTGATAGCTAAGGAACGGCTACGCAGTGTACCTCACGCTACCCTTAGCATTGAAGCCAAGCTTAATCAAGGCGCGCAAAAATAA
- a CDS encoding AMP-binding protein, giving the protein MNESNIQIIPDGFQIPPALKDFIKQWKSDLDYFALQTSGSTGKPKQIWVSRQSMIRSAQLTGQVLDLKKGDTALLCMPLEFVAGKMMLVRALVLSLNLVAVKPSSHPLKEVSSESNIDFAAMTPMQVQETLKESETFKKLSQIKKLIIGGAPVSRQLEDELRQLPGEIFETYGMTETLTHIALRKLNGSKRSEFFSVLPGIKISTDSRECLIIQAPHLDDQDVSTNDLVEIISPTQFRWLGRADNVINSGGIKIFPEQVEKKLEGLIKERFIVAGMPDGKLGEKLVLVIETTTPEEFETLPGFIAENLGSYEKPREIIFLAKFPETSTGKINRSEIQKLLNG; this is encoded by the coding sequence ATGAATGAATCAAACATTCAAATAATCCCAGACGGATTTCAAATTCCACCTGCACTAAAAGATTTCATCAAACAATGGAAATCCGATCTGGATTATTTCGCCCTCCAAACCTCTGGTTCCACGGGAAAACCTAAACAAATCTGGGTGAGCCGGCAATCCATGATCCGGTCTGCACAACTGACCGGGCAGGTTCTTGACTTAAAGAAAGGTGATACTGCTTTGTTATGCATGCCTTTGGAATTCGTTGCCGGGAAAATGATGCTGGTACGTGCTCTGGTTCTTAGCCTCAACCTGGTGGCCGTAAAACCCTCCTCCCATCCGCTGAAGGAAGTGTCATCAGAATCCAATATAGATTTTGCAGCTATGACACCCATGCAGGTACAGGAAACGTTGAAGGAATCTGAAACATTTAAGAAGTTAAGTCAAATTAAGAAGCTGATCATTGGTGGAGCGCCTGTGAGCCGGCAACTTGAAGATGAACTACGGCAACTGCCAGGCGAGATTTTCGAAACCTATGGCATGACCGAAACCCTTACCCATATTGCCCTGAGAAAACTAAATGGAAGCAAGCGAAGTGAATTTTTCAGCGTTTTGCCCGGAATTAAAATCAGCACCGACAGCAGAGAATGCCTGATCATACAAGCCCCGCATCTCGATGATCAGGATGTGAGCACAAACGATTTGGTCGAAATCATCAGTCCAACACAATTTCGTTGGTTGGGCCGGGCTGACAACGTGATTAACAGCGGAGGAATTAAAATCTTCCCGGAACAAGTTGAGAAAAAATTGGAAGGCCTAATCAAGGAACGCTTCATCGTTGCTGGAATGCCAGACGGGAAACTTGGGGAAAAGCTTGTTTTGGTGATAGAAACGACAACTCCGGAAGAGTTTGAAACTTTGCCGGGTTTCATCGCTGAAAACCTGGGATCTTACGAAAAACCCCGCGAAATAATTTTTCTTGCAAAATTCCCTGAAACTTCCACCGGCAAAATCAATCGCAGTGAAATTCAAAAACTATTGAATGGGTAA
- a CDS encoding lipoprotein signal peptidase, producing the protein MRKPAILIILILLVDQISKFWIKTNMTLAQEFKVLGDWFIIHFTENYGMAFGLEFAGESGKLILTLFRIVAATLILVYLYRLTQRREHTLLIFSISLIFAGAVGNIIDSVFYGLLFSSSTFFEAARFLPEEGGYAAIFHGRVVDMFYFPIIKGHYPSWFPFWGGQDFIFFRPVFNVADSAISIGVFILIIFQRKFFKETQEEPIMSESQEETQEQIIEENTENPKESYPDTLKNDT; encoded by the coding sequence TTGAGAAAGCCGGCAATTCTTATAATTTTAATCCTTCTAGTCGATCAGATTTCCAAGTTCTGGATTAAAACCAATATGACCCTTGCACAGGAATTCAAGGTGCTGGGCGATTGGTTCATCATCCATTTTACTGAGAACTATGGCATGGCCTTCGGGCTGGAGTTTGCCGGCGAGAGTGGCAAACTTATTCTTACATTGTTCCGCATTGTCGCAGCCACCCTTATCCTGGTATATCTCTACCGGCTCACACAACGCCGTGAGCACACTTTGCTAATTTTCAGCATCTCATTAATTTTTGCTGGGGCTGTGGGTAATATCATTGATAGTGTTTTTTACGGACTACTATTCAGCAGCAGCACCTTTTTCGAAGCTGCCCGGTTTCTTCCTGAAGAAGGCGGTTATGCTGCCATTTTCCACGGCAGGGTTGTGGATATGTTTTACTTTCCTATCATCAAGGGGCACTATCCTTCCTGGTTCCCATTCTGGGGCGGACAGGACTTTATTTTTTTCAGGCCCGTATTTAACGTTGCCGATTCAGCCATTTCAATTGGCGTTTTCATCCTGATCATTTTCCAGCGGAAGTTTTTTAAGGAAACCCAGGAAGAACCTATCATGAGTGAATCACAGGAAGAAACCCAAGAGCAAATTATTGAGGAAAACACAGAGAATCCAAAGGAATCATATCCCGATACGCTTAAAAATGATACCTGA
- a CDS encoding 1,4-dihydroxy-2-naphthoate polyprenyltransferase, whose protein sequence is MKYWLSAFRLRTLPLALSTVSLGTFLAYFDGARNWPVFILALLTTLFLQVLSNLANDYGDSTHGVDNENRVGPKRAVQSGKISAGQMKVAIIIFTILSLAAGIPLVFLGLQGAAPGGKIFFFALGLLAIVSAIKYTVGRKPYGYYGYGDLFVFVFFGLVGVMGTYFLITNRFEPEVLLPAAAVGFLSVAVLNLNNMRDRENDARSGKYTLVVRHGIRAARIYHLVLISASVVFGLLYMIINYRSPFQMFFLITVPFFWMNVYNVFHHTIPAELDPYLKRLALTTFAFSIIFGLSLVF, encoded by the coding sequence ATAAAATACTGGCTTTCTGCTTTCAGGTTAAGAACCTTGCCGCTGGCGCTTTCAACGGTTTCACTCGGCACTTTCCTGGCATATTTTGACGGGGCCAGAAACTGGCCGGTTTTCATTCTTGCTTTGCTCACGACTCTTTTCTTGCAGGTACTTTCAAACCTTGCCAACGATTATGGCGATTCAACTCACGGTGTGGATAATGAAAACCGGGTAGGGCCCAAAAGGGCTGTGCAAAGCGGTAAAATCAGCGCCGGCCAGATGAAGGTTGCTATTATCATTTTCACAATCTTGTCGCTTGCAGCAGGAATACCCTTGGTTTTTCTGGGCTTGCAGGGAGCCGCTCCAGGAGGTAAAATTTTCTTTTTTGCACTTGGTTTATTGGCCATTGTATCAGCCATTAAATATACTGTTGGCCGGAAGCCATATGGATACTACGGCTACGGCGATTTATTCGTGTTCGTATTTTTTGGCCTGGTGGGTGTGATGGGAACCTATTTTCTGATCACCAACCGTTTTGAGCCCGAAGTGCTATTGCCTGCCGCTGCTGTTGGATTTCTCAGTGTAGCAGTGTTGAACCTCAACAACATGCGCGACCGTGAGAATGATGCCCGCTCGGGTAAATATACACTGGTGGTGAGGCATGGAATTCGTGCAGCACGTATTTATCATCTTGTGCTCATCAGCGCTTCGGTTGTTTTTGGCCTATTATACATGATCATCAATTACCGTTCACCGTTCCAGATGTTTTTCCTGATAACGGTCCCGTTTTTCTGGATGAATGTTTACAATGTGTTCCACCATACCATTCCTGCCGAGCTTGACCCCTACCTGAAACGCCTTGCCCTCACCACATTTGCATTTTCAATCATCTTCGGGCTGAGCCTGGTTTTCTGA